ACTCTAGCCATGAAAAAGCTCAGTAGGACACAGACGAATCCAATGAATAGAAGAAGAAATCTATTGAGTTTTGGAATATTTGGTGCATTGGATCGGTCCAGGATTATGAAGCCTAAACCTCCCATTGTAAACAGGAAGCTGGATGCAAGTCCTTCCATGATATATTGTCCATTTACTCTGGAAAAGAAaagatcacagaaaaaaaaaatgaatatttccagaaaaatgaaatttttcccTTTAGATTGAGATTTCTATTTCTGCTTTATGTTAAATCATTTTTATGATAGTTTTTTTTATCCTTACAACTTTTtaattataactttttattttacctttacagCTTTTTATTAAACCTTTGGATATTTGCCTCctcattcattcaaatatttagtGTGTCAATCATGTAGAAAGCACTGTTCTAGGAATAAAAccatgaacaaaacagacaaaaacttTTCATgtagcttatatttttaaaaaagtttagtttAGCTTTTAAAGTTATGCTATTTAAGAGAGCTAAGCTTGATGGTGttcgcctataatcccagtgactcaggagactgaagcaggaagattgcaggttcaaggccagcctcagcaaattagtgagaccctgtctcaaaattaaaaagtaaaaaggactaggaatatagctcagtgataaagtacccctggttCAAGTCCTAGTTCcagaaaataatacaattatgctacttaaatttttactattattttcaaattaatttgaaTTGGTAAAAGTGTTTCTTAAAGGTTTTAACACAATAAATAGTAAACTTCTTTTTTCAGTgggaagtatttttaaagtaagtgTTCTTGATCCCACAAAGACTTCAGCAATCTATAGACCCTtataattatatgtgtatatctgATTTTTCATGAGTTAGAGAGCTTCTATCAAATTCTCAGGGTTCCAGGACCTCTAAAAACAAATCTATTTGTTAAAGGGAAGGTTTTATGTAGGTATTATAAAGAAGgtgtgatatatttttaattaactgaTTATTTTCGTGGAAAACACCATACCTGCACCAGATCCAAATTCCAAACAGTACAAAAGAGGACACTATGAAAAGTCTCCCTACTATCAAGATGTCCTGTCAGTTACCTCCCCACCTAAGAACCACAACCAATTTTTTCCAAGCATGCCCTATACATATATTAgcatttctataaatataaatgtacagCTATATTTAGATAGATACTTATCAAGTGGGTTTTAGAAAGCAATGTGATAAGGATTGTTCAGGTGAAACAAACCACACTGGATTGTTGTTTCACATATTAAATGGAACTCTTAAGTCTCAACAGTTACTTTTCTCATCCAATGGTGTAGTACAGggtccacaatttttttttctaaaatgccaTATAATAAATATCTTAAGGGgtaaggatataactcagtggcttGTCTAAGCATGTCTCAACAAGGACctacattcaatccccagcacaacccaCCCCAAATACACacactacaaataaataaatatcttagcCATATGGTTTGTGTCTTTCTCAGTTCAGCTACTTTAGCTTCAAAACAGCTATAGGTAGTTTACAGATGGAAACGCCTAattccagtaaaattttattcgcacacacacacacacacacacacacacacacacacacacacaaatggctgCAATTTGCTGACCCCCAGAATATAGgctataaatgtattttaaactgACACTTCCTTTGAGTTGGTGATACATTAAtcattgtcaaatatttttattttctaacaaaTGAATATACTTCTACTCTTGCTTCGCTGCCTTCCACTTCAAAATCCCACGTTTTAAAGACAGTTTTTTATCTAAATGTAGATGGGTCCCCCAggttttactatattttaaaataagaatggcaTGCCCCAGCAATCTTCTTGCCCTCCATCAAGTCATTCAGAAAGGTTTTTTACCTGTAGGCCAAGAAAGCTACTGGCCTCTGATGCCCATGTTCATCAGTCATAGAGCCAACACTCGGAGGTTCAACAATAACATCATAAATTATTCCTATATGAAAGACAATAGTACAGATTAAATTGAATcctaatctttaaaaaagaattagttCTCATTGTCTCTAAAGGTTTGTTTACATTTAAATAGGACTTCTTTGACTGCATTATTATCATCAAATTAGGTCAACAAATCTTCCAGGTTTCCAATAAACCATTCAGATATGCAACACAATGTTTTTGGGAAGTTTTctggctgttttttgtttgtttgtttttctttttttgatactggggactgaatccaggggtgctttactattgagatacatccccagcccatttttatttttgagacagggtattgctaagttgctgaggctgatctcaaacttgtcctcctgcctcagccttccaaagttgctgggattacaggtgtgtaccactgcaccctgctCAACCCATTGTTTTAAAATGACTTCTAAAATAACATTATCTCTAAAAGAACTATCAATTTCATAAAGGAAACTTTTTCAATAAAACTTGCTAATACTATGAATTATTCCATAATAAAGAAGACTTAAcattaaaggttttatttttgttaacacACAATCCACTGAGATCAACTGAATCTAGTTTCAACCAAGCTTTAATTATATTCTCCTCCTTTTCTACTGCCACACAACCTAGTATAGTTTGTCAAATACAAAAGTCATGTAATTGGTCTCCTGGTTCCACATTCGTCTATACTTTCCTCTCTGCCTAGAAATGTTCCACATATTCTTGTATTTCTATAAATTGAGAAACAACTAGAAAAGTTTTCCTGCTTAAATGTAGAAGGAggagacattttaaaaacacaccatCTGGCAGATTTGCAATACTAGAGATTCACAGTCATTAATATTAGTGTCCATCATTATGTCATAGTATCAGCatgaattattaatattaatgccCATCAATGCTAACAGTTTTCTTGGTTCCCACTGTTGACATCTATTCCTCACCTTCTTCGCTGTTTTTAAGCATCCTCACCCCAGCTTTTCTTAAACATGGCAGACCTATGCCTATCCCTCACCTAGCCTGACAAAACAATGACCTAGGAATTCCCTTATCTTCTCCCCATCAAATCTACAAACCCCTGATACTTGTATCCATCCTCACCTCCTTTACTTCAGCTACAATAGAGGAAAAGTCCCTCCTCTTATCAATGTGGAATTTCTTCTACAATTATCAGGACTCCATTCCCTCCCGCCTTCTCAGGCACTCTTTTCCTGTAGTTCTCTCTTTACTTGCCTCTCTTTTCACTCCCTTTCCCTACATCAACCCTCCCTTGACTTCTGATTCTTCTTACATCCTCTATGCTTTCTGTTTTGAAAGGAACTCAGACTTTAATGTCTTTTAATGATAATATCCTTTATGATAATGATATCACTAATGATAATCATTACCActaattatcatcattatcataaCATAATTAATGTCCGATAATGAGAACATAGTTAAAGCAGATATAAGCTCAAGAGGAATTTGTGTATATTCTTCAATATCTAACTTACAAGAGTTCAGGAAATAAGCGACCAACTTCAGTACAGACCTCTTTCCTCAGTTCTAGCTCTTATTAGCAAATTTCACATATCCAACTAATTATAACCCCAAGTGGCCTCTGGTTCACTGTTCCCCATCAAAAACTCTTTGTTTATTCCCTCTTGGAAAACAACACTTCCATCTGTCTACATGTTCAAACCTGAAACCAGTAAGTTTCCTTCATACTTCATTCTTCCCCTACACTCAATCCACTGAGATCAAATGAATCTAATTTCAACCAAGCTTTAATTATATTCTCCTTTTCTACTGCCACACAACCTAGTATAGTTTGTCAAATACAAAAGTCATGTAATTGGTCTCCTGGTCCCACATTCCTCTATACTTTCTTCTCTGCCTAGCATATCTGTCCTAATTTTTCACATGTGGGCATACATGTCATTTCTCTAGAACCACCTTCTAATCTAAATGATGGCTCCCAATTCTATTTTCCATAACTTCTTGTTCTCCTCCTTCATTGCATTTGTGACAatttgtaatagaaaaaaattatacaacattTAACATGTTTCAACTACAACATTATAAGCTTCAGAAAGGCAGGATCATTATGTATCTGTTTACTATAATGACAATACCTAGTGAACAGAGATTCAGATGGACTTGCTCAGTACTTCTCAGTGatacatattgtttatttataaagGTACACTCAGTTTTTAAAAGACTCTTTTCCAGTGGCCAAACTGACACCTCACGGCCTTGACCACTAAAAGATGCCCCTTCCATTTCTTCCAGCAGTTGGAGTAGAGAATTTCCTTCATTACAAtcatttacagagaaaaaagtggccacaatgaaaaagaaagctTCAAGCAAAAGCTTTGGCACCAAGAAAAGTAAGAGCTACAGGATAGAGATTTGTGGATAGCTCTattatccattaaaaaaaaaaaaggcacaagcattgtaaatttcatttattCGTTTTCAATTACTATTAACTTGTTGATCAAATGTTAATGCTAATACAAATGCTAAGTAATACCTTaccaacataaaaatatttaaaatgaaattcatttaaatgaacataaattaaaactatttccAGATTGGAGTCAAGGGTAAATATCAAAGTACCATCTACAATCAAACCCTCTCAGtttcatatttcttcctctttaatgCCAAGTATTCTcacaaaatatctataaaaatatgGCCATTCCCTTAAAAGCAGATAAATCTGCAGAGCTTTAATTTTGTAGTTTCCGAATTAAGCACCACATTTCCCCAAATCTAAAAATACAGTTAGTAGATCTTGGAATTGCAGCTTGAAGGAATGGTGGCTCTGAAGTCTACAGTCAGAATGCCAGCTCACCAATAGACAAGGCAACGCCCCTTTGAAACTTACTACTTGAAAAGTACAGGATGACAGATAATTGAAAAACGCTTCATAGTAAAGCtgtttttcttactttaaaaaaattcctctaCTTCTGCATTCGGAAATATAATAGCTTCTGCAAATCTCATCTCCAATATCAAGTATTTATCAAAACCGTGGTTTTGGAAAACTCCCTTCATATTAGGCAGAAGGCAACACAAGAAGTTATCTTCCAAGATTCAGAGACTTCGGACAAGTCCCATACCCTCTTGAAAAAAACAGTGGGCCAAACGTGACATTCCCAAGACCTGTGTCAAACAATGTATGGCAAGAAGTACACAACAGCCTGAGGGTGAAAAAGACATTCGACGTGGACCTCTGCGACAATAGAAGAAAGGCAAAGGGCGTGAGAACACAAGTTTTCTCAAGATTCAGGACAGAGCGCAAGGGTAAATAAGCCTGTACATTAACACCTGGGACCCCGGGACTTCCCTCCAACCTCCAAGAAATGAGAGCACAGCGATGCTCCCCGGGGCTGAGGGAGCCAGCGAGCTGAAGCCCCTCCCGAGCGGGTCAGCTCTCCCAGCGCCTCTGGGGCCCCAGACGGCCCGAGTTACCTCCGGTGATGAGGAAATAAGACACCACCACCAGAGCGTACACCGTCATGGCCGACGGCATGTGCACCCAGGGAGGCTTCTTCAGCTTCAGGTTGGGGCATTCGAGCACTAAGAACGGGACCCGGTAGAAAGTCTCCATGTTGGTGGCGGCCGGGGCAGCTCTCGGGCCTGCAGCCCCACGCGCCACCCGGAAACAGGCCCGCCCTCCCCATCAACTGCGCGTGCGCGAACAAAGGACTAGCAGGTCCGCAAAGCTCGGAAGTAGTTTTTATACCcatagaggaaaggaagaaactaCACAGACCAGTTAAATTTGCGATCACAATGtatctaatttttaatattatcaaaCTTAAGTTGGAAAAATAAACTCGGTTTGTTGCCAAAGGATAGACAAGTGATTACATATCTTCAAGGACCTGCAGGGTTTCAGACGTGGCCAAGCCAGAGAGGCGGAGGGAACCAAATCCAAATGAGCCCCTCCCTCTTGCTGTCGCATGGGATCTGGAAGCTGATTGGATACAGGACGCTCTAGGTTCACAGAACTGAAGAATGAATGGGAACTTTAGGAAAGGTCCGCGTTTTGTATTGGAGGTTTTATTCCCACAAGGGATCGAGAAAGCCTTAAATCACAGAGCTTTAAAAAACTTTCCCGTTGTATAGGGGCGATAGCAATTATTAGTAGTAATTACTAAAATAATGTattatcactaaaaaaaaaaaaaaaaaaatccaacccaGATCAAAACTATCAACAGGACatcttggaaggctaaggcagaagatcccaactgggcaacttagcaagaccctgtctcaaaataaaaatagtttttaaaaggatACGAAtatagtggtagagcacccctgggttcaatccccaagaccACAAACAACAGGAAATCTCTACAGGGATGCTTTGGTGCTGATACCATGGCATGACCAAACTAGTATTCTAAATAACTTGTTCTCTCAACTTTTCCCCTCCTCAGTCACCCTTAACGTCTGTAAATGGTAAAATCACTCAGACAAAAAATCTTGAAATCATCCTAATTTCTCCACTAATTACCTGGTGCATCCAAAATATCAGCAGGTTTTTTGGAGTTGTATTACTAAAATATTTCTAACTTAAGGGCTGCTCTCCATTCCATTGCTTCTCTAATATGAGCCATCATCTCTTTTCGGGACTATTTTTTACAATCCAAacggattaaaaaataaatgccagagaATTAGTCTTCGGGGATGGCCTAAAGGTATATTTtggttatgtttttctttttttatatatatataatcctttAGAATTCTACAAATGTTAATTTCCTTTTGGAGTAAGAGTTTAAAGCAACTAACTatacaaatctgaaaaaaattaacatagttTTGAGCCAATGTTTCTGAGTTTTGTTTATCAAAGAGCCATAGGTTTTTAATGGGGTGCCATGGATTGGTTCTGCTCTTTTGTTACTCGACTCAATTATTACCCTCTAGCTTTGGTTGCTCTtagctaactttaaaaaaatcactaattttgaAGTTCTGATGTGTTGATATCATATGTTACTTTTGGAGAACCTGAAGGCTGAGTTTGCTGAAAACACCGGCTTTTCACTTGGGCTTATAGATTGTCCCGTGGTTGAATGGATGGAATGAAAAGTCTTGAAACCTTTGCCTTCATACAGTATCTGTATTCTTTGTTCCCTTTACTGTAGGGTCTGATTCTACTCAACTCTGAACTAGGACTTATTGAACATTTGAGAAATGCCCAAAACTAAAATATAGGGTTAACTTCACCTAGACTTGCCTAGTCTTTTTTCCTACCTTCCTGCCAGCCACCATGACCAGAAACATCAGACCATGAAAAGAGTAAAAAGAGGAAACACCCAAGTTTCTGGTGTTTGAGGAAATAAGACACCACCACCAGAGCGTACACCGTCATGTACCCAAGTTTCTGGTGAATCTCCACTTTTCTCAGAAAAGATGTAAGTGTCCATCCCCTTTAATAGCCTAtccctccttttttctctttattcctatCCTATGAAtattcctctcattttttttggCCTATCCCTCTCCCTCATTATTCCTATCCTGTATCTGTAGCACTTCAATCCCTTGAAGTTGAGAAGTGTCTCtcaaatgttgatttttttcccatgagATGAGTCTCTGTACTTGGGTTTAGTagcagtaacaaaaacaaaagttacAAGTTGGACTGTGTCATTTATAGGGGTCAATGTTCTATAACATGTGAGATATCCTCTCCAAGGTAAAGGGTACTTGCTGTATCTGACTGGTCCTTTCACCAAGGAAGACTCATAATGCTTAGAGAACCCACTTAGGATTTGGGAAGCAACATATACCTCATTTGGTCCTACTATTTTTGACCTATTACTGAGTAATCCAATAAGATTCTAGTTTTAAATGGAACCTGGAACCAGCGAAGATTCTTGGCACTTGGGCCATAAGACCAATCAGATCCAATATTACCTGTAATGTCTTTTTTATATAATGTGATGCATAGGGATGCTCTATGAAGCTTATGACAGCCCATATAAGTGAACCACAGCACAGAGTCCTGCCTTTTGGAATAAATTACGCCATCCTCTACAGGGAAATAATTCCATTTAGAAATATCTTGTCTTACCACTGAGCCTTAGTGGAGATTATTGACCATAGGCAACAGATTACCCAGAAATTTGAACTCTGTATCATTAATTTGGCACTATTGGACCTATCAATCTATAAATGTTGGTGACCACAGTAGCATTCTATCATCAAATGAAAGTGTTATACCCAAGTTCAAGCTGAAGTAGGTCTTGAAGGGACAAGTTGTGTGATTAACAGTCCAATTGGACATGGCCTacatttctgcaacatttcttcgtTTCCCAACCTATACATACAGAAAATGCCAGTTGACCAAGAAAAAGAGGAGGCCCACTTTACACATAATCCTGCCCAAAGTGCTTTAACTATTTGAAAATAGATAAATTTGCACAAAAGTCTCACTTAGGAGGTGTGAGTACTGAAGGAAAGTAGAAAGGGAAAAATGTTCCTGATGGACAGAATGCTAGCAGCGCAGTTAGTGGTTCACTTTGCCTGTAAAGGATAATAGCAGTTGTGGGTTTATAGTAATTCATGGGCACTGCCTAATCACTTGACTGGATGGTCAGAAATTAGAAGAAACACAATTGGAAAATTATTGAGAAGGTCTATGGAAGTATGTGAGTATAGGTACAAAGACATTTATGCCTCATGTGAGTGCTCACCAAAAGGCAACTTGTGCACAGGATGTTCATAATCAGGTGGACAAGATATCCTACAGAATAGAACATCCAGTGGCAGGTTAGCTACACCAGGCAAGGTCTAGTAGGTGCTTTGATTTTAGTGAAGAAATAACTTAAGAGTAGATATAAATTTTCCTTCCTTACCCACAATGCTGCTTCCCAAAGCACTATTTTATTGACTTATGACCTTATTCTCATTATGATATACAGCATTGCTTCTGGTCAAGGAGCTCATTGCTAGCAAATGAATTTGGATATTGCCTCATGTTTATGAAATTCAATTGGTTTGAGTTTGTGCCCAATCACCTGGAAGTAGCCATGTGGAATGTTTGAATTGAATGACTTTTTTGAAAACCCCGTTATGATGTTTTGAAGCAGGACAGTATCTTCCAAGACATATTATGTGATAAAACCAGAGATCAATATATGATGCTGTTTCTCACATAGGACTTATAAATTCATACATTAATGGTAATACATCCTCTCCTTGTTACTTCTAATAATCCATTAGTAAAATCTTTGCTTCCTATCCTCTACAACTTCGGGCTCTACAGATCTAAAAGTTTTAGTACTAAGGGAGGAACACCAAAGAAACATTAATAAGTAGTTCCATTGAGTTAGGAAGATGAGATTGTCACCTGACCATTTCAAGTGTCTTGATGCCACcaaatcaaaatacaaataaaattcaaCTGTATTGGCTAGTGAGGTTAAACAGATCAATCGAGAGAAAAGTGGACTTGCCAATACAAAACGGCAGCAAGGAACATTGTGTCTTGAATCTAGGAGATTCTCCCCAGCTGGCTGCCTCTTATTCCCACATCTTGTGATAAAAGTTGAAGAAAAATGATAACaagccaaaaaccaaaacaacaaacaaaacacaccaTAACTGTTAGTGGTTCAGACCTTTCATGAATTAAGATTTAGGCCACAGCAGCAGAAAGGAAATATGTTTCCAGTTGAGGTTTTTGCTGAGGGTAAAGGAAATATGAAATGAGTACTGCATGAATGTAAGTATCAGCTTTGACCATGTGACCAACTGTGGAAATAAGCACTGTGGTAGTTAATGACTGCTCTTTCTTACTTTGATatgaatatatttgtgtataaCATTGACCATTTTCCCTCTACCTCCCATTCTTCTaccatatataatataaaatttgctAGTAGTACCTAAActactatttatattttagttactaGATATTGAAGAAGGAATATGACTCATCTAGAAAAGGGATGATTATCAACCAGAGGAGTCTGTTTCCTCTTTGGCAGAAAAAGCattctatttcattgtttaagAGATAGTTACATTATGTTAGGGGAAGTATGATGCCGCTATTGCCCTCATTtgaaaattacattaaatgttattttctttaaaaaatcctatATATGGATGACAAGCTGAACTGTACTTATATTTTGTCAATTTAGCTAAACTGGAACTATATTTCCCAGAATCTTTTCAGAATATAGTTCTGATGAATGGGGCCTCCAAGAGACATTATTAGTTGTAAGAGACATTATTCTTAAACTAGGATATAAATCTCTACTTTAtctttaataatttcttaaaCATTGAAAATTCTTGATTGAAAATAGCAGATTATTAAATACATTATGAAGTATcaatataatggaatactatacagCCACTAAAAGGGCACTGTATGGCTTAGGAAATAAATTTCTCAGCACGAATCATAAatcgcaagaagtaaaatcaagattcagtaaatgggatagtatcaaattaaaaagcttcacagcaaaggaaacaatcaagaacacaaacagagagccaacaaaatgaaagaaagtctttgccacctgcacttcagatagagcattaatctctaggatatataaagaactcaaaaaacttaacaccaaaaaaaaaaacctgatcaataaatgggttaaggaactgaacagatagttcacagatgaagaaatattGGTTAacaaatatctatatttttaaaaaaggttcaacatcactggcaattagagaaatgcaaattaaaactacactgagatttcatctcactccagtcagaatggtaattattaaaaaaacaagcaacaaatgttggcaagaatgctggtggaactgcaaattggtggaaccattatggaaagcagtatggattcctcagaaaacttggaatggaaccactatttgaacCAGTTATCTtcctccttggcatatacccaaaggacagagtcagcatacttcagtgatgTGACCACATTCACAATAGTAAGacatggaaccagcctaggtgcccttcaacagatgaatggataaagaaaatgtagtatacacacacaatagaatgttactcagccataaagaagaatgaaactctgacatttgccagtaaatggatagaactggagactatcatgttaagtgaaataagccaatcccccaaaaccagaagctgaatgttctctctgatgtgtggatgctgaCCACAATGGGGGATTGGGAGGGTGGGAGGAATGGAGATTCACCAGCTGCGAGCGGGagatgggaatgagaaagacagtaggatgaatcagacataatCTTCCTatgtcatatatgaatacaagaccagtgtaactacacatcatgtacaaccacaaaaatgggaagttataaagtcatactccatgtatgtataataagtccaaatacattctactctcatgtataactaaaaagaaaaaagaaaaaattaataaaagagtaCTATAGAAGTTGGGGTATTGTTGTTTGGTTTTCTTAAATGAGTAGGTGTTTGCAAAggcttaaaatgaagaaaatcagatGACAAAATTGTATGTAGGGTACTGGCTCATTTGTTAGTTGATGAATTTTCCAGGCATCATGCATTGAAAAAAGTCCAAAGGGACATAAAAACGAATGTGCTTATGTGTCGAGATTATAGATTATTTCCCTTCTCTGAAATTGTATATATTAACAAATTTTCTATAACAGACATATATTACTTTtgcaatttcaataaaatttttaaatggcactTTACTGGAAAACAGCAGATATCTCCTTTCTGGTCTTAACACTGGCACATCCGTCTCTCTATCCAGGTATTCACTGCTATGTTCTGTGAGAACAGATTAGAATACTTCCCATGTTTACTTGCATCCAAGAGAGACTGGATGCTCATTAGTAGGAACCATAGACAGTCACCTGTAGTATCAGAACTCAGTGTCTTGATTTCAGAGACACTATCCTTTTTTATTTACCAAATTCCTAGCACTTCTCACAATGCCAGTCCATAGTAGGATTCATTAAATATGAGtcaaatgaatcaatgaatgagtCCTTgacttttctctgtcttttgatCCTTTAATGTGTCATCTTAACTTTACTTCCTTTACGCTTTTTTAGCCTGTTCCCTCTTCTCTGTCTCTGCCACCACTGATTAGTGCTGACCCACATTGTGTACCTCTAGTTTCTCTACATTTCAGTCAAGGTGCTTTCTCTAAAAAGCTGATCAAATCTTATAATGCCCATCAAAATATGGTTTCTTTGATGCTCactagagagaaataaaatagctggataagaattataatttttttattgattgatattctctttattctaatagctgctttccatttttaaatacttGCTTCGTGGAAACTGTGGTATACTCCGTAAAGCACTGACCAAATCTCACacactttccttctttcctctgcaGAGACAGGGATTCGTGGGTGCATGTAGTAGTGCTTGAGATGGTAACCTTTGC
This genomic interval from Ictidomys tridecemlineatus isolate mIctTri1 chromosome 9, mIctTri1.hap1, whole genome shotgun sequence contains the following:
- the Ostc gene encoding oligosaccharyltransferase complex subunit OSTC; this encodes METFYRVPFLVLECPNLKLKKPPWVHMPSAMTVYALVVVSYFLITGGIIYDVIVEPPSVGSMTDEHGHQRPVAFLAYRVNGQYIMEGLASSFLFTMGGLGFIILDRSNAPNIPKLNRFLLLFIGFVCVLLSFFMARVFMRMKLPGYLMG